One window of Scheffersomyces stipitis CBS 6054 chromosome 1, whole genome shotgun sequence genomic DNA carries:
- the TRS130 gene encoding targeting complex (TRAPP) component involved in ER to Golgi membrane traffic: MFVKIDNVDVYRSQVRPLIREWLKNLVVNSHVEWMVVLYIPPTSKDKNSTIIKTSSFDKLKIDFGDEGKELPSVFAESATFSSGPRCFKLKPESDSSKQNPFVEFAVVLKDHMVASFDESYHRFSDSLAGYKDLTIDKFRTRLALADLLYDMRLFQDSLDVYKELDDDLNALYAIDSSIFDVHLRKLPKSLDKFKFDDWVDELQLSFHSNTKINLFGAKCLLFKNQSVLFQSLASHASTVSISAIYISNLYQKLNYFLNDLCNTFEGSSLDEFAYCIVDDFLNLPVAVRLIENKSSSTDDPTNAYQLHEILEFKGELKMFQRSKIVRIALSKGYRLDGPELVLQDISLDDCTEVKPATLTNLSYKPVLEALKSEEIFHNWFEAITEQIIQDMVFCGRSKTIDLLSIDLVLLNYQKGNYQESLNVLQDSYEFFILNGWNFMGGFLLEVYLDCIEKLNGSDHEHITMTNLRLLSTLIDNCKSRSQIGINNYRMIKTTESISKLYSNILASSLKLDTLLDYPLDNLFKVSIIPFFHADQSTTLDKYFLEFEFTNLFQIDFNFKTIEFQLVNNDLDELFFVGEDVQILKQVNQTFRLVTNTFKLGYFKPLRLTVKVNENLEFSKEYDCVDDPALDENTTVVHQAANSAQVMDSASILPSTIKSKQDYIYFYQDLSKLYLELSPSRTIQLGTNELTLAIHNGENDIENISVQLTAVTEGLHLELENSTFQFDRADTNEIKEISFPYRYHSDNKLLELEVTLQYISNGEKYSFWQRIEVDTTLTISVSVQDLFKNSFIYSKFQVGTSNPKLPIRVMDNKLSTANSHYSISHPCCGTPSLVAFGEQPASFFYKIIPDSGYSMVSTDTLELKIEYSNLIDECYHFLKLQILPELKELGLERYWFIFQNLVGKKVKFDLNNYGIKQFIKILNGVELGLLLKLLFLRHVEKKEEQDKLVQLMDSVLADKVYIQPEPFPIPRILHISVPVPILRYLQILEFHYDRQPQYIVGEPIPMRLKVETIQKWHESDSSPDNMNGDVSVLAESSPERVNGHVEVDGGVKEKFSMFIQNDDNWLVSGFKKYNFDSVKGHRESNAFEVDLVLIPLNVGKLILPKVIIKVAGSENEDDSSMDIEFKNGLESVLVVPQLESITFSF; the protein is encoded by the coding sequence ATGTTTGTGAAAATAGATAATGTTGATGTGTACCGATCACAAGTTCGACCATTGATTCGAGAATGGTTGAAAAACCTAGTTGTTAATTCCCACGTAGAATGGATGGTAGTTTTGTATATTCCACCTACTTCAAAAGATAAAAATCTGACGATTATCAAGACGTCGAGCTTTGACAAACTCAAGATCGACTTTGGTGACGAAGGCAAGGAGCTACCGTCGGTATTTGCAGAATCAGCTACTTTTTCTCTGGGTCCCCGGTGCTTCAAATTGAAGCCGGAATCCGACTCTTCTAAACAGAACCCGTTTGTGGAGTTTGCAGTAGTGTTGAAAGATCATATGGTAGCGTCGTTTGATGAAAGCTATCATCGATTCAGCGACAGTTTAGCTGGATACAAGGATTTGACTATCGATAAGTTCCGGACCCGTCTTGCTTTGGCTGATCTCTTGTACGACATGAGACTCTTCCAGGACTCTCTCGATGTATAtaaagaacttgatgacGATTTGAATGCTCTTTATGCGATCGATAGCTCTATCTTCGATGTACACTTGCGTAAGTTACCGAAATCGTTGGACAAATTCAAGTTCGATGACTGGGTTGACGAGCTCCAGTTGTCCTTCCACAGTAATACTAAGATTAACTTGTTTGGAGCCAAATGCttgctcttcaagaaccaGTCGGTATTGTTTCAATCTCTTGCAAGCCATGCTTCGACAGTATCCATTTCTGCTATCTACATCTCAAATCTATACCAAAAACTAAATTACTTTCTCAATGATCTTTGCAATACATTTGAAGGTTCTTCGTTGGATGAGTTTGCTTACTGCATAGTGGacgacttcttgaatttaCCAGTTGCTGTCAGATTGatagaaaacaaaagtAGTAGCACAGACGACCCTACAAACGCGTACCAATTGCATGAAATATTGGAATTCAAGGGAGAACTCAAGATGTTCCAACGTTCAAAGATTGTCAGAATTGCATTGTCTAAGGGATATAGACTAGACGGTCCTGAATTGGTCTTGCAAGATATTTCATTGGATGATTGTACGGAAGTTAAGCCCGCAACATTGACCAATTTATCGTATAAGCCAGTCTTAGAAGCACTCaaatcagaagagattTTCCACAACTGGTTTGAAGCGATTACAGAACAGATTATTCAAGACATGGTATTCTGTGGAAGGAGTAAAACAATAGATCTTTTGAGTATAGATCTAGTATTGCTCAATTATCAAAAAGGTAACTACCAGGAGTCACTCAACGTTCTCCAGGATTCCTACGAATTTTTTATCCTTAATGGGTGGAACTTTATGGGAGgcttcttgttggaagtTTACTTGGATTgcattgaaaaattgaacgGTTCTGACCACGAGCATATCACCATGACCAATTTAAGGCTTTTGTCTACATTGATAgacaattgcaaatctAGATCCCAGATTGGAATAAACAATTATCGTATGATAAAAACTACAGAAAGCATTTCCAAATTATACTCTAATATATTGGCAAGTTCCCTCAAATTAGACACCTTACTTGATTACCCActtgacaacttgttcaaggtTTCTATTATCCCATTTTTCCACGCTGACCAAAGTACTACTTTAGACAAGTATTTTTTGGAGTTCGAATTTACCAATTTGTTCCAAAttgatttcaacttcaagacaATTGAGTTTCAATTGGTGAACAATGATTTAGATGAACTTTTTtttgttggtgaagatgtTCAGATATTGAAACAGGTTAACCAAACTTTCCGGTTGGTGACGAATACTTTCAAGCTAGGGTACTTTAAACCACTTCGCTTAACAGTCAAGGTGAATGAGAATTTAGAGTTTCTGAAAGAGTATGACTGTGTTGACGATCCTGCTTTGGATGAAAATACTACAGTGGTACATCAGGCTGCAAATTCAGCACAAGTAATGGACAGTGCATCAATTCTACCTTCAACGATTAAGTCCAAGCAGGACTACATCTATTTCTATCAGGACTTAAGTAAATTGTATCTAGAATTGTCGCCTTCAAGAACCATCCAATTAGGTACTAATGAACTTACATTAGCAATTCATAATGGTGAAAATGACATTGAAAATATTTCTGTGCAACTAACTGCGGTCACAGAAGGGCTACATCTCGAACTTGAAAATTCAACCTTTCAATTTGATAGGGCTGACACAAACGAGATCAAGGAGATCTCATTTCCATACAGGTATCATAGCGATAACAAGTTATTAGAGCTTGAAGTGACTTTGCAGTATATTTCAAATGGAGAAAAGTATAGTTTCTGGCAAAGAATCGAAGTTGACACCACATTGACAATTTCGGTATCGGTTCAAGATTTATTTAAGAACAGCTTCATATACTCAAAATTCCAAGTTGGGACATCAAATCCAAAATTGCCCATCAGAGTAATGGACAATAAATTATCTACTGCAAACTCACATTACTCTATATCTCATCCATGCTGTGGCACACCTTCTCTTGTTGCATTCGGTGAGCAGCCTGCCTCGTTCTTCTATAAGATCATTCCGGATAGTGGATATTCCATGGTCTCTACTGACACattagaattgaagattgaaTACTCTAATTTGATTGATGAGTGCTATCATTTTCTTaaacttcaaattcttccaGAGTTAAAGGAGCTTGGACTCGAAAGATATTGGTTTATATTCCAGAATTTGGTAGGAAAAAAAGTAAAGTTTGATTTGAATAATTATGGTATCAAGCAATTCATTAAGATATTGAATGGCGTGGAACTCGGTTTACTTTTGAAGTTATTGTTCTTACGACATgttgagaagaaggaagagcAGGATAAATTGGTTCAGTTGATGGACTCGGTATTAGCTGACAAAGTCTATATACAACCAGAGCCTTTTCCTATTCCACGTATATTGCACATATCAGTACCAGTACCTATTCTTCGCTATTTACAGATTCTTGAGTTTCACTACGACCGACAACCTCAGTATATTGTTGGCGAGCCTATTCCGATGAGATTAAAAGTGGAAACAATCCAGAAATGGCATGAGAGCGACTCTCTGCCCGACAACATGAATGGGGATGTTTCTGTTCTCGCCGAATCGTCTCCAGAAAGGGTCAATGGTCATGTTGAGGTTGATGGTGGTGTCAAGGAGAAGTTCCTGATGTTCATACAAAATGATGACAACTGGTTGGTGTCTGgattcaagaagtacaacTTTGATTCCGTTAAAGGTCATCGCGAAAGTAATGCCTTTGAAGTGGATCTTGTACTTATACCATTGAATGTGGGCAAGTTGATACTTCCCAAAGTTATCATCAAGGTGGCTGGTTCAGAAAACGAGGATGACTCTTCGATGGATATTGAGTTCAAGAATGGCTTGGAGTCGGTACTAGTTGTGCCGCAATTGGAAAGCATCACGTTCTCTTTTTAG
- a CDS encoding Zn-finger protein (hypothetical protein with zinc finger domain), with protein MISPSKKSTLKVLADGKVMKVQKTRQRKILSCIYCHSKKIKCSRVQPVCNNCEKLGVECKYFINERTYNNNSGNGINSNNGANASVNSNGNISGAEFKTASPNTIIPDLSLNYLNLNFNLHNANPNDDASSNGIPNRPEDQYSFNLSSFTFAHQEGLIASNMPSVVNSPMTQPNAQPSLSQTNSTTNINSFFTRNLNNEEPTPRVDSPSGMAKNNKAKPQPNNPGLHNSLNAYSSNPATTMNYLYGTNTYYDNDHLLDDLLNHLPSGKERSFELIDRYINSVHLLLPIVVNLSDFLKEHERYWDLATGAASNNTSNSDDVDFNYLQFYTLYFPILYASTISEFEEYDNLLLNQDINRYLKAFNKICQYYNYPHGIKTIPLLLGNVIIQSTSPNPSTMEMSQIIRYAKFLQMHKDPLISLRINDWEVIKFRRLLWWVIFGLDALTSHNFCLPPVCKFEDFNVLMPEEEEPIFDKLGIIKEKKLNVSILSMNVKFKYDRILSELVYHLHNGLSSDITPNQINEIKGMIIDYFKYIHRSIFRMNQFYKLNPPTTVQEMNLINFIKNHSWSFVDRALMLLHKKILFGDNTVNDYGSDDGRGGKSRGKGAGELENLTKTRGGILSLSQYEDTFGRIQEANIIKNFNNSSISLLRFNQFENFSYENMHNNLIPSILHNLNDFLKYNDFIKFGKYNWYIKRTIPLDSIILMFILITVKLKYEFMTMNELCIYVKLINKALFILNRKWFKNEKYKRMLSLTNLTWEFLLKRYNIIELINQYNESTLSGGSSGGRVEFFDYQVTSYMNMNDLFNVMDVPQPIHESRNSSSPTHNSNGSSTSNKDKESKKDRADMFSNTLIHSSTLDTSRSHANNKLTIVNHNLSADRKTELIQLNEKIYYDLRNNFVDINDYCAFYSSLENILHELMDYIHKG; from the exons ATGATCTCACCGTCCAAGAAGTCGACACTCAAGGTGTTGGCTGACGGAAAGGTCATGAAGGTGCAGAAAACCCGACAGAGAAAGATTCTCTCGTGCATCTACTGCCATTCGAAAAAGATCAAGTGTCTGAGAGTACAACCCGTGTGTAACAATTGTGAGAAGCTAGGTGTCGAGTGCAAATACTTCATCAACGAAAGA ACGTA CAATAACAACAGTGGCAATGGCATCAATTCTAATAATGGTGCTAATGCTAGCGTTAATAGTAATGGTAATATATCTGGAGCTGAGTTCAAGACAGCTAGTCCAAATACGATTATCCCGGATCTTTCGctcaactacttgaacttAAACTTCAATCTTCACAATGCCAACCCTAACGACGATGCTAGCTCAAACGGCATTCCAAAT C GACCAGAGGACCAATATTCGTTCAATTTGAGCTCATTTACGTTTGCTCATCAAGAAGGCTTGATTGCTTCCAACATGCCCTCTGTCGTAAATTCGCCCATGACACAGCCTAATGCTCAGCCATCTTTGTCTCAGACCAACTCGACTACCAACATCAACTCGTTTTTCACAAGAAACTTGAATAACGAGGAACCAACTCCAAGAGTCGATTCTCCTTCAGGTATGGCAAAGAACAATAAGGCAAAACCCCAGCCAAACAACCCAGGTTTACATAATTCGTTGAATGCCTATTCTTCAAACCCAGCTACCACCATGAACTACCTCTATGGAACAAACACATACTACGACAACGATCATCTTTTGGATGATCTATTGAACCACTTGCCAAGCGGAAAAGAACGTTCCTTTGAGCTTATTGACCGTTACATCAACTCTGTCCATTTGCTCTTGCCCATTGTAGTCAATCTCAGTGACTTCTTAAAAGAGCATGAACGGTACTGGGATCTTGCTACGGGGGCCGCAAGCAACAACACTAGTAACA GCGATGACGTCGATTTCAATTACTTGCAGTTCTACACGTTGTACTTCCCCATTTTGTACGCTTCGACAATCtctgaatttgaagagtATGACAACTTATTGTTGAACCAGGACATCAATCGTTACTTGAAGgccttcaacaagatctgCCAGTATTATAATTACCCACATGGAATCAAGACGATTCCACTCTTGTTGGGTAATGTGATTATCCAGTCTACATCGCCCAACCCTTCGACAATGGAGATGTCCCAGATTATCAGGTACGCTAAGTTCTTACAGATGCACAAGGACCCTTTGATCAGTTTGCGCATCAACGACTGGGAAGTCATCAAGTTCAGAAGATTGCTCTGGTGGGTAATTTTCGGCTTGGATGCCTTGACGTCTCACAACTTCTGCTTACCTCCAGTGTGCAAATTCGAAGATTTTAATGTCTTGATGcccgaagaagaagagcctATTTTCGACAAGTTGGGAatcatcaaagaaaagaagttgaacgTCAGTATCCTTTCCATGAAtgtcaaattcaaatatgATCGCATTTTGAGTGAGTTAGTGTATCATTTGCACAACGGCTTGTCTTCCGATATCACGCCTAATCAAatcaatgaaatcaagGGCATGATCATAGACTACTTTAAATATATCCATAGATCAATCTTTAGAATGAACCAGTTCTACAAGTTGAATCCTCCTACTACTGTTCAAGaaatgaacttgatcaatttcatcaagaatcACTCCTGGAGTTTTGTTGACAGAGCTCTTATGTTGTTAcacaagaagatcttgttcGGTGACAACACTGTTAACGACTATGGATCTGACGATGGAAGAGGTGGCAAGTCAAGAGGAAAAGGCGCTGGtgagttggaaaacttgaCTAAGACTAGAGGTGGCATTCTATCCTTGAGTCAGTACGAGGACACATTTGGGAGAATTCAAGAAGCcaatatcatcaagaacttcaataaCTCGTCGATTTCATTATTAAGATTCAACCAATTCGAAAACTTCTCCTATGAAAACATGCACAACAATTTGATACCTTCCATTTTGCATAACTTGaacgatttcttgaagtacaatgatttcatcaagtttgGAAAGTACAATTGGTATATCAAGAGAACAATTCCCTTGGATTCAATAATCTTGATGTTCATCCTCATTActgtcaagttgaagtacGAGTTTATGACGATGAATGAATTATGCATCTATGTCaaattgatcaacaagGCATTATTTATTTTGAACAGAAAGTGGTTCAAAAATGAGAAGTATAAGAGAATGTTGTCGTTAACCAATTTAACCTGGGAGTTCCTCTTGAAGAGGTACAACATAATtgagttgatcaaccaATATAACGAATCCACTCTCAGTGGAGGATCCAGTGGTGGAAGGGTAGAGTTTTTTGACTACCAAGTTACCAGCTACATGAACATGAATGATCTTTTTAATGTCATGGATGTTCCTCAGCCGAT CCATGAATCCCGTAACTCAAGTAGCCCTACACACAACTCAAATGGCAGTAGTACTTCTAATAAGGATAAGGAGTCAAAGAAGGATAGAGCGGACATGTTCTCCAATACTTTGATCCACAGCTCCACTTTGGATACCTCTCGCAGCCATGCGAACAATAAGTTGACAATAGTGAACCACAATTTGAGTGCGGATAGAAAGACGGAGTTGATTCAGTTGAACGAAAAGATCTACTACGACTTGAGAAACAATTTTGTAGACATCAACGACTACTGTGCTTTCTACTCCAGTTTAGAAAACATTCTTCACGAATTAATGGACTACATCCACAAGGGTTGA
- a CDS encoding predicted protein has translation MATSRQVLSLYKQLLEKAYKFDNYNFREYAKRKIHDSFKEHKGLSGQEQINSLYNSGIDSLAQLQRQTSISQMYTFEKLVVEPLDKHHH, from the coding sequence ATGGCTACCTCTAGACAAGTGTTACTGTTGTACAAgcagttgttggaaaaagCGTACAAGTTCgacaactacaacttcaGAGAATATGCTAAAAGAAAGATCCATGACTCTTTCAAGGAACATAAAGGATTGTCCGGCCAAGAACAAATCAACCTGCTCTACAATAGCGGCATTGACTCGTTAGCCCAATTGCAGAGACAGACCAGCATTTCACAGATGTATACTTTTGAAAAGTTAGTGGTTGAACCTTTGGATAAGCACCATCATTAA
- the CAJ1 gene encoding DnaJ-like protein produces MVKDTTYYDILGVEPTATAVELKKAYRKQAIKLHPDKNANDPQAAAKFQELGEAYGVLQDSNSRAAYDELGVEGMKKSDVGGVDQDVDPVEMFGMIFGGNSFNEWIGELSMLKEVSQTAEVLDEKEDDTISIDSGNGSVSGSGLEGKVAELSVSDQDNKVNQTSGANVELTSESINKKKKQRMTPEQRAEILRLHEESKKAKQARVDELSKNLISRIEKYQSAVTNKDSLAQFQSKLLQEFEDLKIESFGIQLLHLMGKIYTHQANATIQASRTFGVSKIFTSVKTKTDNVKNGYNILKTGLDAQASVEEMVKEQEAAQAAALASGEELSELERYRQAEMEKFIMGKFLATAWATTKFEVTGILNKVSNVVLNDKKLSKKERVKRAEAVLYMAKLMSQMKRTAEEEEEAQIFEQMMAEATAKKNKKDRNTRTANQKEIEEYLRKMAETEASEASEPETKA; encoded by the exons ATGGTCAAAGACACAACTTACTACGACATTTTGGGCGTAGAGCCCACGGCCACTGCCgtggaattgaagaaagcatATAGAAAGCAAGCTATTAAACTTCATCCAGACAAGAATGCTAACGACCCTCAAGCAGCTGCCAAATTCCAGGAGTTGGGAGAAGCCTACGGAGTACTTCAGGATTCTAACAGTCGTGCTGCATACGACGaacttggagttgaaggtatgaagaagtcagatGTTGGAGGTGTAGATCAGGATGTTGATCCTGTAGAGATGTTTGGTATGATTTTTGGAGGCAACAGTTTCAACGAGTGGATAGGTGAGTTGTCGATGTTGAAAGAGGTCAGTCAGACTGCTGAGGTTTTGgatgaaaaggaagacGATACTATTTCTA TAGATTCTGGCAATGGgtctgtttctggttctggatTAGAAGGTAAAGTTGCGGAATTGTCTGTTTCTGATCAGGATAACAAAGTGAATCAGACTTCTGGTGCCAATGTAGAGCTTACATCTGAGTCTattaacaagaagaaaaaacaGAGAATGACCCCTGAACAGAGAGCTGAAATTTTGAGACTTCATGAGGAGTCCAAGAAGGCTAAGCAGGCTAGAGTAGACGAATTGTCGAAAAATTTGATTTCTCGAATTGAAAAGTACCAGAGTGCTGTCACCAACAAGGACAGTTTGGCTCAGTTCCAGAGCAAGTTGTTACAGGAattcgaagacttgaagatcGAGAGTTTTGGAATCCAATTGCTTCATTTGATGGGCAAAATTTACACTCACCAGGCCAATGCCACTATTCAAGCATCTAGGACATTTGGAGTATCTAAAATATTCACCAGTGTCAAGACAAAGACAGACAACGTCAAGAATGGGTATAATATCTTAAAGACAGGGCTCGATGCGCAAGCgtcagttgaagaaatggtgAAAGAACAGGAAGCTGCTCAAGCTGCTGCCTTGGCTtctggtgaagaattgagTGAACTTGAGAGATATAGACAAGCAGAGATGGAGAAGTTCATAATGGGCAAGTTCCTTGCTACTGCATGGGCCACAACCAAATTTGAAGTGACAGGAATATTGAATAAGGTCTCCAATGTAGTTTTGaacgacaagaagttgtcgaaAAAAGAGCGAGTCAAGCGAGCCGAGGCTGTTTTGTATATGGCAAAGTTGATGTCCCAGATGAAGAGAACAGCcgaggaggaagaagaagcccAGATCTTTGAGCAGATGATGGCTGAGGCCACTgcgaagaagaacaagaaagatAGAAATACAAGAACAGCCaatcaaaaagaaatcgaagagTATTTAAGAAAGATGGCAGAGACCGAAGCCTCTGAAGCGTCTGAGCCGGAAACAAAAGCATAG
- the BIO3 gene encoding Adenosylmethionine-8-amino-7-oxononanoate aminotransferase (7,8-diamino-pelargonic acid aminotransferase) (DAPA aminotransferase) (Adenosylmethionine-8-amino-7-oxononanoate aminotransferase (7,8-diamino-pelargonic acid aminotransferase) (DAPA aminotransferase) (bacterial)), whose protein sequence is MKGLRQKLLYDSRHIWHPYTSMISPLPCYHVKSASGVSLQLSSGETLIDGMASWWSAIHGYNHPHLNKAAHNQIDKMSHVMFGGITHDPAIDLCKQLLDMTDSNLTKVFLADSGSVAVEVALKMAMQYWHSKGEKQRKRFLTIKHGYHGDTFGAMGICDPVNSMHSIYTGYLPQNLFAEAPHIRFGEQWDEKDISSFKAILERNSKEIAAVVIEPILQGAGGMRMYHPQYLKSVSELCKQHGVLLILDEIATGFGRTGRLFAYEHAGICPDILCLGKALTGGYLTMSAVLTNDDVAETVSSGESGCFMHGPTFMANPLAAAIASASLELVNEGNWKTQVKSIEDVLKLGLNPLSDHPKVQDVRILGGVGVIEMKNPVDMARCQKALIQSGVWLRPFGKLIYTIPPYIVSKSELLKIIDTMGILVDIN, encoded by the coding sequence ATGAAGGGTCTTCGACAAAAACTCCTATATGACTCTAGGCATATTTGGCATCCATATACCTCCATGATTTCACCTTTGCCCTGTTATCATGTGAAATCTGCCTCTGGAGTGAGCTTACAATTATCCTCTGGAGAAACTCTCATAGATGGCATGGCCTCTTGGTGGAGTGCAATCCATGGATATAACCATCCACATCTCAACAAAGCTGCCCATAACCAGATTGACAAAATGTCACATGTAATGTTTGGTGGGATCACCCATGATCCAGCCATTGACCTTTGTAAGCAGTTGCTCGATATGACCGATTCGAATTTGACCAAGGTCTTTCTTGCTGATTCAGGTTCTGTAGCTGTAGAAGTAGCTTTGAAGATGGCTATGCAATACTGGCATAGTAAGGGtgaaaaacaaagaaagaggtTTCTTACTATCAAACATGGATACCATGGAGACACCTTTGGAGCCATGGGCATTTGTGATCCTGTGAACTCTATGCATTCGATCTACACTGGTTACCTTCCACAGAATCTTTTTGCTGAAGCTCCACATATTCGATTTGGTGAACAATGGGATGAAAAAGATATATCCAGCTTCAAGGCTATTCTTGAGAGGAATTCAAAGGAAATAGCAGCTGTAGTTATCgaaccaattcttcaaggGGCTGGAGGCATGAGAATGTATCATCCACAGTACCTCAAGCTGGTGTCTGAACTATGCAAGCAGCATGGAGTATTGTTGATACTTGATGAGATTGCTACTGGATTCGGCAGAACTGGTAGACTTTTTGCCTATGAGCATGCTGGTATATGTCCTGATATACTCTGCCTTGGAAAAGCCTTAACTGGAGGATACCTTACAATGAGTGCTGTCTTGACCAACGATGACGTTGCTGAGACCGTGAGCTCAGGAGAATCAGGATGTTTTATGCATGGCCCTACCTTCATGGCAAATCCCTTGGCAGCAGCCATAGCTTCTGCTAGCTTGGAACTTGTCAATGAAGGTAATTGGAAGACTCAAGTGAAGAGTATAGAAGATGTTTTAAAATTGGGGCTCAATCCTCTATCAGATCACCCTAAAGTTCAAGACGTACGTATTTTAGGAGGCGTTGGTGTTATTGAGATGAAAAATCCAGTGGATATGGCTAGATGTCAAAAGGCACTCATTCAGTCAGGGGTATGGTTACGGCCCTTTGGCAAACTCATATACACAATTCCACCATACATAGTAAGTAAGAGTGAACTCCTTAAGATCATAGATACTATGGgaattcttgttgatatcAACTAA
- the SEO3 gene encoding Suppressor of Sulfoxyde Ethionine resistance has product DNEETPWIDLSAYDVSNSERATPQLSPDSWLYKIKRFFNDKIDKHPLEQDFVTKLDFFLLSSSMLGYFIKNLNQSNITLSYNNGMDEYFKMDKNQYNYLLSVWTAGYIIGQIPSNYVIHHNLINFRYFLGSIQISWSFIAILQYRAESLNELYVLRFILALLEAPLFISLEYLLGSWYSPRELNKRSTYLAISSGLASIIAGPLQQIIIEFSKDTDTPPFKLNFILDAIISFPIALFTFIANPNVPSNTNNFYWNETDKLVALERRRLIGAQTTKKKATKGFKYYKRYFSRWQVFVFPLIFWGFNNSGHASSQPTMVSWMKIDLKLSSEYYNLIPSIFHAIGIAAALLVGYVNDYLGGVHNHVFIKVFFISMVVGCVLLSYWDLPLWLHWFAYFLITVPGSWGQPQIFSWVNRILVKDDSMRSFVISVTNTFAYVIGCWVPVFVWNTADKPQYFVGFVYTACLSSFGLIMTYVGDYLTRRDEFREKYNGVIEVELSS; this is encoded by the coding sequence GACAACGAAGAAACACCGTGGATAGACCTATCGGCCTATGATGTTTCCAACAGCGAAAGAGCTACACCTCAGCTTTCTCCTGATTCCTGGCTCTACAAGATCAAACGGTTCTTCAATGACAAGATTGACAAACATCctcttgaacaagactTCGTCACCAAATTggatttcttccttcttaGCTCAAGTATGCTCGGATATTTTATAAAGAACTTGAATCAGTCTAATATCACCCTTTCCTACAACAATGGAATGGACGAATACTTTAAAATGGACAAAAACCAGTATAACTACCTTCTCTCCGTCTGGACCGCGGGGTATATAATCGGTCAGATTCCTTCCAATTATGTCATCCATCATaatctcatcaacttcagatACTTTCTTGGGTCAATCCAAATAAGCTGGAGTTTCATAGCCATCTTACAGTATAGAGCAGAATCGTTGAACGAACTCTATGTACTCAGATTTATTCTTGCCCTCTTAGAAGCCCCTCTCTTTATTTCACTAGAATATCTTCTAGGCAGCTGGTACTCTCCTAGGGAACTCAATAAGAGATCTACGTATTTAGCAATCAGTTCAGGATTGGCTTCCATAATTGCTGGTCCACTTCAACAAATAATTATAGAGTTCTCAAAAGACACAGACACTCCTCCATTCAAACTCAATTTCATCTTAGATGCGATTATCAGTTTCCCCATAGCATTATTTACTTTCATCGCCAACCCCAATGTTCCATCCAATACCAATAATTTCTACTGGAATGAAACGGACAAGTTGGTAGCCTTGGAGAGAAGAAGGTTGATAGGAGCACAGactacaaagaagaaagcaacCAAAGGCTTCAAGTACTATAAACGGTATTTTAGCAGATGGCAAGTGTTTGTCTTCCCACTTATCTTCTGGGGGTTCAATAATTCTGGACATGCTTCAAGCCAACCCACTATGGTCAGTTGGATGAAAAttgacttgaagttgtcttcTGAATACTACAATTTGATCCCCTCCATCTTTCATGCTATTGGTATTGCAGCTGCTCTATTAGTTGGATACGTCAATGACTATCTAGGAGGAGTACACAACCATGTATTTATCAAGGTATTTTTTATCTCAATGGTAGTAGGTTGTGTACTCTTGAGCTATTGGGACTTGCCCTTATGGTTACATTGGTTCGCCTACTTTTTGATAACTGTTCCTGGATCCTGGGGTCAACCGCAGATCTTCTCATGGGTGAACCGTATACTTGTGAAGGATGATTCTATGAGAAGCTTTGTTATTTCGGTGACGAATACCTTTGCGTATGTCATTGGGTGCTGGGTTCCAGTTTTTGTATGGAACACAGCAGATAAACCTCAATATTTTGTCGGTTTTGTCTACACTGCATGCCTCAGTTCATTTGGCTTGATAATGACTTACGTTGGAGACTATTTGACCAGACGAGATGAATTTAGAGAAAAGTACAATGGTGTCATCGAAGTAGAATTAAGCTCTTGA